The following proteins are co-located in the Haloplanus sp. HW8-1 genome:
- a CDS encoding DUF7504 family protein: MVAGGGMGPDDEGISFAHALATLKEQGSALLVVGSVPEELFAKASRTMLGDPDADPPRRRLVVTPEPNPESAVRRLRETGPLSAEYARVISRGERARSAAVADSFDEMTPRTHVVDDSIRGLGTTIADVIEEFDLFAGGLEPAEFRMAFDCLPTVLATHGREVAFRFLHVVIAQARSVSGLVHFRLPRAVDSEAVGLFEPLFDATVELQVDGDDLHQRWHFRDRDITSDWLPVGDRP; the protein is encoded by the coding sequence ATGGTCGCGGGTGGTGGGATGGGCCCCGACGACGAGGGGATCAGTTTCGCCCACGCCCTAGCAACGCTGAAAGAGCAGGGAAGCGCGCTTCTCGTCGTCGGGTCAGTGCCGGAAGAACTGTTCGCGAAGGCGTCGAGGACGATGCTCGGCGATCCGGACGCCGATCCGCCGCGGCGTCGACTCGTCGTGACGCCGGAGCCGAACCCGGAGAGCGCGGTCCGTCGGCTTCGCGAGACCGGTCCGCTCTCCGCGGAGTACGCACGCGTGATCTCCCGTGGCGAGCGGGCACGCAGCGCCGCAGTGGCCGACTCGTTCGACGAGATGACGCCGCGAACCCACGTCGTCGACGACTCGATTCGCGGCCTCGGGACGACGATCGCCGACGTGATCGAAGAGTTCGACCTGTTCGCGGGCGGCCTCGAACCGGCGGAGTTCCGGATGGCCTTCGACTGTCTCCCGACGGTGCTCGCCACACACGGTCGCGAGGTCGCGTTTCGGTTCCTGCACGTGGTCATCGCGCAGGCCAGATCGGTGTCCGGGCTGGTGCATTTCCGGCTCCCACGGGCCGTGGATTCGGAGGCCGTCGGACTGTTCGAACCGCTGTTCGACGCCACCGTCGAACTCCAGGTCGACGGGGACGACCTGCACCAACGGTGGCACTTCCGGGATCGGGACATCACGTCGGACTGGCTCCCGGTCGGTGATCGACCGTGA